One Microaerobacter geothermalis genomic region harbors:
- the cas4 gene encoding CRISPR-associated protein Cas4 yields the protein MDYEMEVTGTHIWYYYICHREVWMIVHQLAPDQEDDNIEIGRFLSEHTYQRNKKEVVIGNIKVDRIRKEGEQLIIGEVKKSSRYKQSARFQLLYYLDTLRNMGIQAKGELLFPEEKKKEILEWTAQDKEELDKAIGDIQRIARLPVPPSPKKISFCSNCAYREYCWAEGTE from the coding sequence ATGGATTATGAGATGGAAGTAACAGGAACGCACATTTGGTATTACTATATCTGTCACCGTGAGGTATGGATGATTGTTCATCAGCTTGCACCTGATCAGGAAGATGACAATATTGAAATTGGCCGGTTTTTATCTGAACATACTTATCAGCGAAACAAAAAAGAGGTTGTGATAGGTAATATAAAAGTTGATCGGATACGAAAAGAAGGGGAGCAATTAATCATCGGTGAGGTAAAAAAGTCATCACGCTATAAACAGAGTGCACGTTTCCAACTGCTTTATTATTTGGATACTTTGCGAAATATGGGGATTCAGGCTAAAGGGGAGCTCCTTTTTCCTGAAGAGAAAAAGAAAGAAATCCTCGAATGGACAGCTCAAGATAAAGAAGAATTGGACAAAGCCATTGGGGATATTCAAAGGATTGCTCGACTTCCAGTACCTCCCTCACCTAAGAAAATCTCCTTCTGTAGCAACTGTGCTTATCGCGAATACTGTTGGGCGGAGGGAACGGAATGA
- the cas2 gene encoding CRISPR-associated endonuclease Cas2 yields MFVILVYDFNEKRVSKALKIARKYLYWVQNSVLEGEISDANYFKLKMELTKIMHPDEDSVIFYTFRTQKYSKREEIGLRKGGDENIL; encoded by the coding sequence ATGTTTGTTATCCTAGTTTACGATTTTAATGAGAAAAGGGTATCAAAAGCTCTTAAAATCGCAAGGAAATATTTATATTGGGTTCAGAACTCGGTGCTAGAAGGAGAAATTTCAGATGCGAATTACTTCAAATTAAAGATGGAATTAACTAAAATTATGCATCCTGACGAAGATTCAGTTATATTTTACACTTTCCGAACACAAAAATACTCAAAGAGAGAAGAAATCGGCCTGAGAAAAGGCGGAGATGAGAATATCCTATAA
- a CDS encoding ExeA family protein translates to MYKSFYSLTRTPFGKEIKEMDAFASTAFKEATAALNYLKNTRGMGVLVGEPGVGKTFALRSFAKSLNPSLYKVMYFPLSTGSVIDFYRGLAYELGEEPKYRKVDLFRQIQLAVQRFYSERKITPVFILDEMQMAKDQFLHDVSILFNFYMDSKNPFVLVFTGLPHLLHRLALNQNRPLAQRIIMRYKLEALTREEVAGYVQHHMEMAGAHHAIFTEDGIEAMASRSRGWPRLINNLATHALMYGCQLKKEQIDSEVVRMAAEELAM, encoded by the coding sequence ATGTATAAGTCCTTTTATTCCCTTACTCGTACGCCTTTTGGAAAAGAAATAAAAGAAATGGATGCTTTCGCTTCTACCGCTTTTAAGGAAGCGACCGCGGCATTGAACTATTTGAAGAACACACGTGGCATGGGTGTCTTGGTCGGTGAGCCCGGTGTGGGTAAAACATTCGCTTTACGCTCTTTTGCAAAAAGTTTGAATCCATCTTTGTACAAGGTGATGTATTTTCCGCTTTCCACCGGCTCGGTGATCGATTTTTACCGGGGACTGGCTTATGAACTGGGCGAAGAACCGAAATACCGGAAAGTGGATCTTTTTCGCCAGATTCAACTCGCAGTGCAACGTTTCTATTCCGAACGTAAGATAACCCCCGTGTTTATTTTGGATGAAATGCAGATGGCCAAAGACCAATTTCTCCATGATGTGAGTATCCTGTTTAACTTTTATATGGATTCAAAAAATCCTTTTGTGCTTGTTTTTACGGGTTTACCCCATCTCCTGCACCGTCTCGCGTTAAACCAAAATCGTCCGTTAGCCCAACGGATAATCATGCGTTACAAATTGGAAGCACTAACGAGAGAAGAGGTCGCTGGCTATGTGCAACATCATATGGAGATGGCGGGTGCCCATCATGCCATCTTTACCGAAGATGGCATAGAAGCGATGGCCTCACGATCAAGAGGTTGGCCTCGTTTAATCAATAATCTCGCTACGCATGCATTAATGTATGGATGTCAATTAAAAAAAGAACAAATTGATTCGGAAGTCGTCCGTATGGCTGCAGAAGAGTTAGCGATGTAA
- a CDS encoding DUF5348 domain-containing protein produces the protein MDITHDLIYCEETDRWEAYSQNEYCFDMYCGELLSIRIGEDFLSCRLELDTQWYVLFGHTTFEFTKFYLHPNERYTVIID, from the coding sequence ATGGATATCACCCATGATTTAATCTACTGTGAGGAAACGGATCGTTGGGAGGCTTATTCGCAAAATGAGTATTGTTTTGATATGTATTGTGGCGAACTTTTATCCATTCGTATCGGAGAAGATTTTCTTTCTTGCCGATTGGAATTAGACACCCAATGGTATGTGTTATTTGGCCATACGACATTTGAATTTACTAAATTTTATTTGCACCCCAATGAAAGATATACAGTGATTATAGATTGA
- the cas1b gene encoding type I-B CRISPR-associated endonuclease Cas1b, with the protein MKKTLYIFQSGELRRKNNSLYFETDGRKKYIPVEDIGDIYIFGEVDVSKKFLEFASQKGICLHYFNRYGYYMGTFYPREHLNAGHIILKQAEHYLDTTKRILLARSFITGALRQMCQVLKYYRGRLQKGKGEIEDILVQLQSEKETANERGESVEELMAFEGHAREKYYKAFDYILNHPDFVFEKRSRRPPLNRLNALISFGNSICYTMVLSEIYKTYLDPRIGYLHATNFRRFSLNLDVAEIFKPIMVDRLIFTLINKKMITKKDFDKHTDGILLSEEGRKKFIVELDNRMKTTVNHRHLGKSVSYRRLIRLEIYKIQKHILDEKIYEPYQSLW; encoded by the coding sequence ATGAAAAAAACATTGTACATTTTTCAAAGTGGTGAACTCAGACGGAAAAACAATAGTCTTTATTTTGAAACGGATGGGAGAAAAAAATACATTCCGGTTGAAGATATTGGAGATATCTACATTTTTGGTGAAGTTGATGTTTCTAAAAAGTTTTTGGAATTCGCTTCTCAGAAGGGAATTTGTCTTCATTATTTTAATCGCTACGGCTATTATATGGGGACGTTTTATCCGCGTGAACATCTAAATGCCGGGCATATAATTTTAAAACAGGCTGAACATTATCTCGATACGACAAAAAGAATACTATTGGCGAGATCATTTATTACGGGGGCATTGAGACAGATGTGCCAAGTGTTGAAATATTACCGAGGACGTCTTCAGAAGGGAAAAGGAGAAATAGAAGATATACTGGTTCAACTTCAATCCGAAAAGGAAACAGCAAATGAACGGGGAGAAAGCGTAGAGGAGTTAATGGCATTTGAGGGGCATGCTAGGGAAAAGTATTACAAGGCATTCGATTACATTCTGAATCATCCCGATTTTGTATTTGAAAAAAGATCGCGAAGACCTCCATTAAACAGATTAAATGCCTTAATTAGTTTTGGAAATTCCATCTGCTATACAATGGTATTAAGTGAAATTTATAAAACTTATTTAGACCCAAGAATTGGGTATTTACATGCCACAAATTTTCGAAGATTTTCTCTAAATTTAGATGTGGCGGAAATCTTTAAGCCGATTATGGTTGATCGTTTAATATTCACACTGATAAACAAAAAAATGATTACAAAAAAAGATTTCGACAAACATACGGATGGAATTTTGCTGTCAGAAGAGGGAAGGAAAAAATTTATTGTTGAGCTAGATAACCGTATGAAAACTACGGTTAATCACCGACACCTTGGAAAATCAGTATCCTATCGAAGATTAATAAGATTAGAGATTTATAAAATCCAGAAGCACATTCTAGATGAAAAAATTTACGAACCTTACCAGTCTTTATGGTAG
- a CDS encoding helix-turn-helix domain-containing protein, protein MDEKTRESIALFRFGLIAPLMNGQVKDPKAYLQKLASQKHQVPYYGEREFVAKTIQSWLRCYQRYGFEALKPKHRSDRGTSRALTSEDQDHLLSLRKKHPGIPASVFYDQLIEDGEILPKEVSYTTIYRLLKKHGLLGKELLQSPDRKRFAYDTVNMLWQGDLSEGVYLSTDSGKKLKTYLIAFIDDCSRIVPFAQFFPNEKFDGLRTVFKEALIRRGLPKIVYADNGKIYRADTLHVACASLGITLTHTQPYDAASKGKIERFFRTVKTRFFTRLRVRPATSLQELNERFWQWLEEDYHRKPHASLEGKTPLEVYLSQVDRVRMLGDPALLDPLFLKRDHRKVKHDATFSLHGQLYEVPPRFIGQRIEVRYDESNIWVYEDGQAIIEAKPVNFTDNAHVKRDRPQMSFQSLTEEGEHV, encoded by the coding sequence ATGGATGAAAAAACACGCGAAAGCATCGCTTTGTTCCGTTTTGGGCTCATTGCCCCGTTGATGAACGGACAGGTGAAGGATCCAAAAGCGTATCTACAGAAACTCGCCAGCCAGAAACACCAGGTACCTTATTATGGGGAACGCGAATTTGTTGCAAAAACGATTCAATCTTGGCTTCGCTGCTACCAACGATACGGATTTGAAGCCTTAAAACCAAAACACCGATCAGATCGAGGGACATCCCGCGCCTTAACTTCGGAAGACCAGGATCATCTTTTGTCGTTGAGGAAAAAGCATCCGGGAATACCGGCATCCGTGTTTTACGATCAATTAATCGAAGATGGAGAGATTCTTCCGAAGGAAGTCTCCTACACAACCATATACCGTTTATTAAAAAAACACGGCCTACTCGGGAAAGAACTGCTGCAAAGTCCGGATCGTAAACGCTTTGCTTACGACACTGTCAATATGCTATGGCAAGGAGATCTGAGTGAAGGTGTGTATCTGTCGACGGATTCGGGGAAGAAGCTGAAAACGTATCTTATTGCTTTCATCGATGATTGCAGTAGAATTGTTCCTTTTGCACAGTTCTTCCCGAATGAGAAATTTGATGGACTCCGTACCGTCTTTAAAGAAGCACTGATTCGCAGAGGGCTTCCTAAAATCGTCTATGCAGACAATGGTAAGATATATCGTGCCGACACATTACATGTGGCTTGTGCCAGCCTTGGCATTACCCTGACGCATACGCAGCCCTATGATGCGGCTAGTAAAGGCAAAATTGAACGGTTTTTTCGTACCGTGAAAACGCGCTTCTTTACCCGGCTTAGGGTACGTCCAGCGACTTCTTTGCAGGAATTGAACGAGCGGTTCTGGCAATGGCTAGAGGAAGATTACCATCGAAAGCCGCATGCTTCCCTAGAGGGTAAAACCCCGCTAGAGGTGTATCTCTCTCAGGTGGATCGTGTGCGTATGTTAGGGGATCCGGCTCTACTCGATCCATTGTTTCTTAAACGCGACCATCGAAAAGTCAAACACGACGCAACCTTTTCCTTGCATGGACAGCTTTATGAAGTCCCTCCCCGGTTTATCGGCCAACGCATCGAGGTGCGCTATGATGAAAGCAACATTTGGGTCTATGAAGATGGACAAGCGATCATAGAAGCGAAACCGGTCAATTTTACGGATAATGCTCATGTCAAACGGGATCGTCCCCAAATGTCCTTTCAATCGTTGACCGAGGAGGGAGAGCATGTATAA
- a CDS encoding IS5 family transposase, which yields MYKMTEHQMIMPDDFFLPFGGKLNKENRWVQLSHLIPWWKVEKVYAKRFEKKIKGRQAVSVRVALGALIIQERLGTTDRETVQQITENPYLQYFIGLPGFQEKAPFHHSLMTHFRKRLNKKAINQINEWIALEAQHQDEDDHHDDHDDDEPDQETMEETESNEESSESTPNQGKLLLDATCAPADIAYPTDLSLLNEAREKLEEMIDVLHAPHQGKKMKPRTYRRKARQAYLSVAKQKQVSGRKLRKAIGQQLRFIERDLKHIARLQENSSLTLLNKQQYKQLLVINELYRQQKVMYMNRSHRIEDRIVSISQPHVRPIVRGKAKANVEFGAKIAVSLVDGYAFMEKLDWNNYNEANTLQQSVEAYRKRHGCYPEAVLADKIYRNRENLRYCKERNIRLSGPKLGRPPKQEQAEQKQLAQRDASERNAIESKFGEGKRRYGLGLIQARLQQTSETVIALQFLVMNLEHKLRLLFYSFFKWLIHGSKRPVAV from the coding sequence ATGTATAAAATGACCGAACATCAAATGATCATGCCGGATGACTTTTTCCTCCCCTTTGGCGGGAAATTAAACAAAGAAAATCGGTGGGTCCAATTGTCTCATCTCATACCTTGGTGGAAGGTGGAAAAAGTCTACGCCAAACGGTTTGAGAAGAAAATTAAAGGCAGACAGGCTGTATCTGTCCGTGTAGCCCTCGGCGCCCTGATCATTCAAGAACGATTGGGAACGACTGACCGGGAAACCGTACAGCAGATCACGGAAAATCCCTATTTGCAGTACTTCATCGGACTGCCCGGTTTTCAGGAAAAAGCCCCTTTTCATCACTCACTCATGACGCATTTTCGTAAAAGACTCAATAAAAAAGCGATCAACCAGATCAATGAATGGATTGCCCTAGAAGCACAGCATCAAGATGAAGATGATCATCATGATGATCATGATGATGACGAACCCGATCAAGAAACCATGGAAGAAACTGAATCGAATGAGGAATCATCCGAATCAACGCCCAACCAGGGAAAGTTATTGCTGGATGCGACCTGTGCACCTGCCGACATTGCTTATCCGACCGACTTGTCCTTGCTCAATGAAGCCCGTGAAAAGCTGGAAGAGATGATAGATGTCCTGCATGCTCCCCACCAGGGAAAAAAGATGAAACCACGGACGTATCGCAGGAAAGCACGTCAAGCTTACTTGTCCGTAGCGAAACAAAAACAGGTGAGTGGACGTAAACTCCGTAAGGCTATCGGTCAGCAACTGAGGTTCATTGAGCGGGACTTGAAACACATTGCCAGACTTCAAGAGAATAGCAGTCTAACGTTATTGAACAAGCAACAATACAAACAGCTTCTGGTGATTAACGAATTGTACCGGCAACAGAAGGTCATGTATATGAACCGATCTCATCGCATCGAGGATCGGATCGTCAGCATCAGCCAGCCCCATGTACGCCCCATCGTACGTGGAAAGGCCAAAGCCAATGTGGAGTTCGGGGCCAAAATAGCCGTCAGTCTTGTAGACGGTTACGCTTTTATGGAAAAACTGGATTGGAATAACTACAACGAGGCGAACACTTTGCAGCAATCCGTTGAAGCCTACCGAAAACGGCATGGTTGCTACCCGGAAGCTGTTCTCGCAGATAAGATTTATCGAAACCGTGAGAACCTTCGGTATTGTAAGGAACGAAACATCCGGCTCAGCGGACCAAAACTGGGACGACCGCCTAAACAGGAACAAGCCGAACAGAAACAACTCGCTCAAAGAGATGCGTCAGAGCGTAATGCCATTGAAAGTAAATTTGGTGAAGGCAAGCGCAGATATGGTCTGGGGCTTATTCAAGCACGCCTTCAACAGACCAGTGAGACCGTGATTGCTCTACAATTCCTGGTGATGAACCTGGAACACAAGTTACGGCTTCTTTTTTACTCATTTTTTAAATGGTTAATACACGGTTCAAAACGTCCTGTAGCAGTTTAG